tgcaagaaattttttccatctttatgtaaatttatttatttatttatatatatatatatatattatgtgatATATCTAACTTTGTTACTACAACCACTAAATAATGAATATaatatagcaaaatttcaagatttcatttcatatatcatatACTCTTATCATGATTTGAAATtcataaagccaaatgaaacCTAAGATTGAATCACACTTGTTAAGAAAAAAGGACAATTTGATTTGTAGAAGTACACGATGGAATAGTTTATAGGTACTCGCATGATTGAAAGCACAATATGATTTGATCTTGGATTTTCCTCGTTTCTAAGGAGACGAAAACAACAAAGGatattgaaaacaaattttaagagtttctttaataatcattttattctaagtcaaaaaaaaaaaaaagaacaattttacttataaataatttttttttatttttttctattcttagaaaaagtttttagcatttgaaaatgtttagtaATTACCcaaaacctaaaatttttagaattccATAGGACccctcatttttttatttagaatttcttttaattttttaatacttctattatttttttcttttttttttttctttttccttttccttttcatttccttttcttcttctctagtCGGTTGCTATTGGCAATGGCCAACCATCGGCAATgagtgagaagaagaaaaaggaaagaaaaggaaaaaaaataaaaccaaaagcgaaaagaagaagaagaagaaaatttggcTCAATTTTGAAGTTATTTCCTGAGAGCAAAAAccaacttttttctatttcttgattttattccaaatctatttttgaaaacaaatttattccaaaataaaaaaaaaactaccaaacagatttatgttttttctatcttggaaaataaaagaatcagaTCGGTTAACAAATAGGTCCTAATTGTCGAACTCTTTTGTTCATTGCTCATTCTCAACACAGCTAATCATCAGTGCTTAATTTTGTAAACTGCCCAGTTTGATCGTCTAAGCAGTGCTTCATCACAAAATTGCACTCCATGGTAAAGCCTTTTACTGtctttggaagaaaatgatgcGCCCCGATGGATCCAAGTCCGAAACAGGTCTGCCTGACCTACTCGACCGAGAGCATAAACCTGGGTTCAGTCTCTCAAAGTAGGCTCGCGCCATCGACGTTCTCGGTCATAAGGAAGAAGTGACGAGACGTGCGCGACGAGCAAATGGACGGAGCCACAGAGATCGTCATCCCCTTTTTTCGCCTCTCAAATAACTTTTCTTGTAATGCAAACCACTCACaggaattaaataattacaatccTCACCGGGCGGATCTTGCTTCTCTCCTCTTTGATGAACTTCTGCTATAGTCGGCTCCTCAGATGAAAGAACTAAAGGGAGAGAATGTCACCGTGACCCCGCCGCCACAAATAAGAAAACCACCAGATTCCAAACGGTTCCTGTGGGTCACTCTGTCCGCCAACAGGCTTTGCATCGAGGCGTGGAAGTCATGCTCGTCGACGTGGAAGTGACCGCTCCTTCTGCTTTCCGTGCTACTGTCGTCCTTCTTAGAATGGTTCTTCGAGCCTCTGATGCAGTTGCTGATGTCGTTTTGAAGGTTGAAGTATTTGAACGTGTCACCTGAGAAAGAGAACTTGTACTTCCATTCCAGTTCCCGGCTAGTACTCTCAGAACTACCCGGCTCTGGGGTAGAATTCTCATTGCTGCAGCCGGCAGCTGCTCTTGAGGATTTGCCACCTAGCTCGAACCGTTTCTCTGTGAATGAGTGCTGCACAGTTGAAACCAAATTCCATTTAGAACACTAAAATCATCTCATCCATCTTGAATTGCCCTCCTCCTTTTTGCCACAATATATCTGATCCTCACATGTAATTTGCGCTAGAAAACCAGATTCTGTATTTGTCTTTTGATTAATATGCAGTACAAAATATGAGAATCTCTCTAATCATGGCATAAGAAGGACAACGATGATTTGAGAATCTTTGGTTCACAGTCGATGACAAAACAAAAGGCTAAAGATATAGCAAAAAGCATGGTGACAGACCTGTTTCTCATTGACATGATCACTTGGAATATGCATAGCTGATATGCTCAAATTTGATGTGCGAACTGATCCACCTTCATTTAAGGGGTTAGCATCACCAACTACTTTGAGTGGTGGATCTTCTGGCGATGAGAAGTCAGAACTATCGAATGTCGACAGTGACACACACTCATCAAAGTACGCCAGGGCTTCTTCTGTCAAACGTTTAGacatctttcttctctcaaggCTAGCCTATCGTCATTTTGGTGAAATTcattagagagagagggagggagggagagagggaggaaagtTATCAATACAAACGGTAATATAACAAAGGCGTGAAATTATCATCGCACAAATTAACATTGCAATCCGTACAAATGGCTTTTTCGTGTATATTGTGTACATGTGCCATCAGAAAAATCCTGCGAAGTACATATCACATTCATGAGGATCTTATCGTCCTCCTAGCAAGCTTCCAGAAACATATTACAGAACTATCTTCCCACGTCACAGAAAGAGCTAAggtttaaaaagaagaaaaaaagaaaaacacatcaCATAAGCATTTTTACTAACGTATGCCaaacttaaaaagaagaaggaagcttTTCATCTAAATGGTTGCCATCCAGCTCATATACTCTTTAAACAATGGAAATTAACTAAAGCGCTTTAACCTGtttaatgaaaggaaaagaatcaaCCAGAGGAGAGATGAAGCGCTCACTTTTCGTCCCGGACGAGACTTTTGTTCGAAAGACGCTCTCGCATCTGGAAGAATTTCCTTCAGGATTCTACTCAGTTCTTGCCCACGGTGCTCCTCAACAGCCAAGTCTGCTCTTAGTTTTCTGGCTCTTTCTTGGGACTGCAAGTCAATGTCAATCAGCAATTTTAGTGgcaaaaggaaatgagttgccAGACGATGCATCGAGCTACAAATCCAACAATTGAAAAAACTTAATCTTTAAGCACCAGTTCACTACAACGTAGTACATCACTTTtttatgtgatagccaagcgaTAACAAGTGGACATTTAGAAGAGTGAACTTGAAGTCTACCCACAAAAATAACTACAGAGCTAGTTCAAAAAGATCCTGAGCAAGGAAAACACCTCCTCAAGCTTTTCTTCATATTCTCGCCTGAAGTCCATGACTAGTTCAACTGCTCCTGGATTTACAAGGTCAGGGGGATATCTGCGACGTTGGAGATTCCAATGGCAGTGGTATTCCTCCTTTGAATAGCCTAATTACATTTATAGCACAAAAAGGCTCAATAAAAATAGGCAAAGGATCAAAATAGACATTATTTTCACCACGCTTACATGTTTAAGACAAGTATCCAAAAATAGATTCAATGACCTGGAGCTTCAAACATTCTCAATTCCACATGCAAAAGATGTTTGAATAATTATACATTCCCTCAACAAGGAGAGCACATGCATGATCACAGATCATATCAGACTCCCAATTAATACAAAACACCCCTAGTGTGCTAGTGACACCATACGGCCCAAAAACCTCTTAATTAGTGGAAACAGGAAGCCATTATGAAtgcttttccttattttcatgGCTTTGGTTCTCCACACCTTCTTTTTAGTGAAAGAGCTTTATTACCACTCTTATAGGAGTTTTTGGAAGATGTAGAGGAGCACAGTAGTAATAGTGCCATTTTCACACAGCTCATGTAAGCAATAGAATTAGCCCCAAAGAACATTGCATTACTAAGTAAAAAGAAACTGCATGAGAACACCATATCAATATCACACAAAACAGATGTATTTTCTTGGTCCAAGCAATAAAGAATAGCGGAGGCTGCTTGTGGAAGCACATACCACAATCTCTGGAGATAGAAATGAATCTTATTTTCAGCCATAATTCTCCCAAATGTTATTTATCCAATTTATGTCTTCCTCTAATCACCAGTCATGCAATGTCGTCTTTCATGGCCAGTACATGAGatatatatatcattgattAACTTCCCTtcttaaaaaattgagattCTTCCAATAGGCATATTACACATGCAAGATATCCTAACAATTGACAAAGACTAGCCGAAATTTTAAACTTGTTTAAAAAAGTCTGCATGCATATGCATGTACCTTGCAtataatttcttgcacataGTTGCTGGTGTAAAGAAGAATGACAATGGCAACTGCCATGACGAATAATAAAACATATCTGATAAAGCACCACAGTACTTTTCCTTAGGGTCCAgcccatttattttcttctggtTTAAGGATGAGAAAACTCTCTTTGATAATTGCAGAGTATCTTTCTAAAGTAGTCATCACTTTTTGCAACTCACCACCAGCAACAATATTTACAGATTTAGATAGGTGGCGCAAGTGCAAGAACTGTTTCTCTCTATATAATGCAATGGTTGGATGAGAGTAAACCTCACCAAGACAGTCAATTCAAGGTTGTATAGGTCCACAAGTGATGTGGAAAGCAAACACAGATCTTGAAATGCAAAAACTTCAATGATTAGTGAAAACTTCAGAGTAGCATCTGCTAGTTTCAGTTCCACAATGAGTTTTATCCTTCTTAAAAAGTACGAGATaggaaaaattcaagaaatttgt
This Eucalyptus grandis isolate ANBG69807.140 chromosome 7, ASM1654582v1, whole genome shotgun sequence DNA region includes the following protein-coding sequences:
- the LOC104454052 gene encoding uncharacterized protein LOC104454052; the protein is MDFRREYEEKLEESQERARKLRADLAVEEHRGQELSRILKEILPDARASFEQKSRPGRKASLERRKMSKRLTEEALAYFDECVSLSTFDSSDFSSPEDPPLKVVGDANPLNEGGSVRTSNLSISAMHIPSDHVNEKQHSFTEKRFELGGKSSRAAAGCSNENSTPEPGSSESTSRELEWKYKFSFSGDTFKYFNLQNDISNCIRGSKNHSKKDDSSTESRRSGHFHVDEHDFHASMQSLLADRVTHRNRLESGGFLICGGGVTVTFSPFSSFI